CTAAACTCAAAAAATCAAACTCTTGAGCAATTTCTTCAGGAGTCATACCTTCTTTGTAAAGAACAGCAATTGCTTGAACCGAAACTCGTGTACCTTCAATGCGAGGCCGGCCACCACAAGTCCCCGGAGTACAAACAATTAAAGTACCAATATCAATAGCAGTCGTTATCATAAATACCTCATCTATTTTTTCTGATTATAACAAATTTAAATTATGGCTGGCATTGAGACAAACTTAATGTCAGCCATAAAAAAAGCCCTTTAGGGCTTATTAAGTAGAAGCACTTAATTATTTGTAGGATGGGTAGAGCGTAAGCGATACCCATCAAAGCCTCTGTTGGGTTTCGTTCCTCTACCCAACCTACATTACACCCTGAGTTTAATTAAGTTGACTTACTTACAAACTTCTATTTAACGTTCTGGGAATAACTGACAATAACCATCATCAGCCTTATTAACCTCAGCCAAACGAGAATGACCAAAACGATCCATCCACTTCTCCAAATAAACACGATTTGCCAACTTTTCCTTATTATCAGAAGTCGTCAAAGGAAAAGGAGCCAAACCTTGAATAGCAGCAGTTGTCACACAAAACATAGACTTTTGGAAACTCTGACAAATTTGCACCCGCAAATCATCTTCACCGCGACAACTTTGCCGATAAATTTTATGCAAATATTCAGGCACAAAATGCCGCATATCCTGCATTAACTGAGTCGGAGGAATACCGGCACCCCCAATTGGCAAAGGATCAGCATAAAGTGCGCCATAAGCAAAATTTTCCTGTTCCACAGGAATTTGATAAGCTTGAGCATTATAAGAAATCACCCCAGGAAAAGGAGTACCCCGGAAAAAAACAGCCTCCACATAAGGCACCGCCGTATCCATCAAAAAAGTCAAATTTGCAGACTTTGGCAAAATCTCATAATCCTTTCCGCCAATCTTCACACTATAAGTAATTGGAAAATTTGCCGCCTCCACCAAACCATCTTTGATATGTTCCACCACCTGATTAATCGTCTTAATCTCACCGCGATCAAAACGGTCAGACAGCTTAATAAACATATCATACATAATCGTCCAAAACTGCCCCAACCCGCTATAATAAGCCAGCATTCGGATTTGTTCTGGCAGAAACTCAGGGAAAAGCCGGTGCAGCCCCAACATCAAAAAATTACCCTTCAACTTAGCTTGAATAGCCTTTTCAGCCAACTCATAAAACTCTGGCGTATCCACAAACTTATCTAAACCACCGCCGCCATGCCAAAGCATCGTTCTCATGCAATACTCAGCATACTCAAAATTAATCCTGTCATGGGCCCAATGATTCCATAACTTCTTAAAAGAAAACTCCCCATCAAAATACTTAAAAAACGGAAACAACTCTAAAAACTGATGAGCAGCAATGTATTTTAAATTCCGCGAATAAGCATCTAAAACTATCGCGTAACTTTTTAAAATCCCCACCACTTCCACCACATTTTCTTCCGAATGAGGTAACAAAGCATCCCCCGCCTCCAAACGCTCAATATAAGGCGCTAAAGGATGCTTAGAAGGTTTTAAAGTTGCAGCTGTCATAGTAGCGAACCCTCCAATTATAAAAAAATCAAAAACAAAGCCAGTATTTAATAATTTTAACCTCAATGTATAGCAGGCAGGATGCCTGCTCCACAGATTAGGTTATCCGCATCCATCCGCGTTTATCTGCGTGTATCTGCGGTTTTAAAATCTTCCGAATCAACCACCTGAGCAATAGCCGGCACATTCGTCAACATAGCCGTAGTTGTCGCCTCAGTCCAGCGAACAACCCAACTCGGTTGAATCCCCAACACCACAATAATAACGCTGAGAATAATCGCCGGAATACGATCCAACCAGCGTACCTGCGGTAAATTAATCACAGTTTCAGAAAGCCGGCCAAAAAACGCCCGATTTGTTAACAGCAAAAAATAAACCGCCGTTAAACCGGTGCCAACCATCGCCAGCAGAGTTTGAATTGGAAAAACCCCAAAACTGCCACGAAACACCAAAAACTCCGCAATAAACCCAACCATTCCAGGGATACCGGCACTTGCCATCACCCCCAAAATCATCAAACTACCAACAACCGGCAAACCTCTTTCGGGGTTTAATAAACCTTTTAAAACATCTAAATCTCTCGTTCCAGCCTTCTTATAAACAACCCCCACAAGCAAAAACAACAAAGCCGAAATTAAACCATGACTAATCATTTGAAAAACTGCCCCAACTAAACCAATCGGAGTAGCAGAAGCAGCAGACAAAAGAATGTAACCCATGTGACCAATTGAAGAATAAGCCACCATTTTTTTCATATCTGTTTGAGCAATTGCCGTAAATGCTCCATAAAGAACACTCACCACCGCCCAACTTGCCAACCAAGGCGCTAAATAAGCCCAAGCATCAGGAAACAAACCTAAACCAAACCGCAATAAACCATAGGTTCCCAACTTCAACAAAACCCCTGCCAATAAAACAGAAATTGGTGTGGAAGCCTCAACGTGAGCATCAGGTAACCAAGTGTGAAAAGGAACCAAAGGAATTTTGATACCAAAAGCAACCAAAATCACCGCCAACAAAATTACTTGATTTGTTAAAGGTAAGGCTGCCGATAAAACAGGATTATAAGCAAAGGTAGAAGCGCCTGAGAGTAGAACTAAACCCAAAAACGCCGCCAAAATCAAAATTCCAGAAACCGCCGTATAAAGCAGAAACTTAATTGCGGCATAACCGCGACGTTGCCCGCCCCAAATTGCGATTAAGAAATAAAGCGGAATTAATTCCAACTCATAGAATAAGAAAAAGAGCAAATAATCTTGAGCCAAAAATGCCCCGGCTACACCGGCATTTAACAAAAACAACAAAGAATAATAAAACCGGGGCCGGTTCACCGGCTCATAACTGCTAAAAATCGCAACCCACGTCAGTAAACCATTTAAAATCAACAGCGGAAGCGATAAACCATCCATCCCCAAACTGTAAGTTAAACCCAAAGCCGGAATCCAATTTAAAGACTCTTCAAACTGCATTACTGGCAAAGTTACATCAAATTTTGCCGTTAAAAAAAGAGTCCAGACAAAAATGCCCGCCGCAAAAATCAAACCTATTTGACGAGTACGAGCCGCACTCAAAGAACCCGGCCAGAACCCAATCAAAACCGCCGCCACAAGTGGAATCAAAATTAAAAGACTTAACATTATTTTCGTAGAGTGGGCTATGCCCACCGGCCTATGGTCAAAAAAGATAATTTCCAATGGTGAGCAGAGTCCCGAAGACTAAAGCCCACCATTTTTAAAAAAAGCCGGGTAATTAAAACGGCCAAATCGTGAAAAGCAACAACAAACTGACACCAATCACGATAGTAAGAACATAAAACTGCGATTGACCCGAAACATTATATTTCAAACCTTCAGAGCCAAAAATCGTACTCAACCCCACCAAATTGACGAAACCATCAACAACATAACGATCAAGCCAAGAAGTAAGTTTAGAAAAACGAACCACAGCAAAAACAACCGTCAACTTATAAAGCCGGTCAACGTAAAAATCATAAGCGAATAAATCTTGCAAAAATCTCGCTTGAGCAGACACCGGCCTCGACCAAGTTCTATCCAAAGGCCAAAACGCCTCAATAACCACACCACCCAAACCAGACAAAACCAACAACACCACCGCCGGCACATTGATATACATCAAATCTGGTAACAAAGATAACCGCCACATGAAAACCGGCGTTAACAGAGTCACAATCATCAAAGACACCATCGGCACCGCCATCGGCCAAGCCACCTCCGGGGCGCGGCGAGT
Above is a genomic segment from Ancylothrix sp. D3o containing:
- a CDS encoding DUF433 domain-containing protein; the protein is MITTAIDIGTLIVCTPGTCGGRPRIEGTRVSVQAIAVLYKEGMTPEEIAQEFDFLSLGQVYAALAYYHANQELIENLLAEEKAEYQRLEAEYKAGKLS
- a CDS encoding CO2 hydration protein — translated: MTAATLKPSKHPLAPYIERLEAGDALLPHSEENVVEVVGILKSYAIVLDAYSRNLKYIAAHQFLELFPFFKYFDGEFSFKKLWNHWAHDRINFEYAEYCMRTMLWHGGGGLDKFVDTPEFYELAEKAIQAKLKGNFLMLGLHRLFPEFLPEQIRMLAYYSGLGQFWTIMYDMFIKLSDRFDRGEIKTINQVVEHIKDGLVEAANFPITYSVKIGGKDYEILPKSANLTFLMDTAVPYVEAVFFRGTPFPGVISYNAQAYQIPVEQENFAYGALYADPLPIGGAGIPPTQLMQDMRHFVPEYLHKIYRQSCRGEDDLRVQICQSFQKSMFCVTTAAIQGLAPFPLTTSDNKEKLANRVYLEKWMDRFGHSRLAEVNKADDGYCQLFPER
- a CDS encoding NADH-quinone oxidoreductase subunit M, whose amino-acid sequence is MLSLLILIPLVAAVLIGFWPGSLSAARTRQIGLIFAAGIFVWTLFLTAKFDVTLPVMQFEESLNWIPALGLTYSLGMDGLSLPLLILNGLLTWVAIFSSYEPVNRPRFYYSLLFLLNAGVAGAFLAQDYLLFFLFYELELIPLYFLIAIWGGQRRGYAAIKFLLYTAVSGILILAAFLGLVLLSGASTFAYNPVLSAALPLTNQVILLAVILVAFGIKIPLVPFHTWLPDAHVEASTPISVLLAGVLLKLGTYGLLRFGLGLFPDAWAYLAPWLASWAVVSVLYGAFTAIAQTDMKKMVAYSSIGHMGYILLSAASATPIGLVGAVFQMISHGLISALLFLLVGVVYKKAGTRDLDVLKGLLNPERGLPVVGSLMILGVMASAGIPGMVGFIAEFLVFRGSFGVFPIQTLLAMVGTGLTAVYFLLLTNRAFFGRLSETVINLPQVRWLDRIPAIILSVIIVVLGIQPSWVVRWTEATTTAMLTNVPAIAQVVDSEDFKTADTRR